Within Chitinivibrionales bacterium, the genomic segment TTTCCCGCTTGCCGTCAAGTACTCTTAAACTGTAAATGAACGGAGAGACATTAGAGAAATCGGTTTGCGGCACCTTCACTCCTTCAAGAGACTTGAAGGCCTCATTGTACGCCTTGCATACGCGCCTACGGCTCTCAATGAACTCATCCACGCGCTTGATTTGCGAAATGCCAACACTTGCAAGGATATTGGTCATGTGGTAGCGAAAGCCCTGGCAAACAACGTCGTAATCCCATGCGCGCTGGTTCTTATACCGCAAGGTCGTATCTTTGTCAACCCCAAGAAGGCGCAAATGTCGCAGTTGCTCCATTTCCTTTTCAGAATTCACAACCACCGCGCCACCGTCTATCGAGGTAATCACTTTGACCGGGTCAAAGCTGAAGCATGCAATGTCGCCAAAACTCCCTATCTTCCTACCGTCGATAGTCGATCCAAAGGCGTGACAGCAGTCTTCCACCACCCTCAAGTTGTGTTTCTTGGCCAATTTGTATACCCCGTCAATGTCACAGGGGATGCCCGCAAAATGGAGCGGAATTATTGCCTTGGTCTTTTTCGTAATCAGCTCTTCCGCTTTTTCGCAATCAATGCCAAGGTTGTCATCGTTAATGTCGCACATCACTACCTGCCCACCTGTGGCTGTAATTGCCTGATGGTCCGCAACGTAATTGAACGACGGGGTGATTACCTCGTCGCCGGGCTTCACCCCGGCGGCAAGAAGGCCTATGTGCAAGGCGGATGTCCCGGTATTGGTGGCGAGGACTTTCCTTGTTGTCAAACCGATGTACCCGGCAACCCGGTCTTCGAACTCTTTTGTAAAGGCGCCCATGCCAAGCCATCCCACCTCGAAAGCGTCGGCAAGATGTTTGTGGGTGTCAGCGCTGATGTGGGGGACAAAGACGGGTATTTTTTCCATCTGTATTTATCCTAATCTTTAACGCACTTGAGAAAACCGCCAGGTCCTACAGTAATTTGTAGTTTCGCTTCCATGTCGGTATCAACTTGGAATCTATCATTTTTCTTTATGAATTCTTCAACCGCCGTCTTGGGGTTGTTCCCTTTGTCCCAAGGCCTGTCAGAAAAATATCCCTTGGGCATATCTTCTATGATTGTATCAAAAACAACCAAGTAGCTCCCTTTTTTCACCAATCCTGAATACAATTCCAATTCCTTAAATACATGTTCATGGGTATGATTTGAATCGAGTACTAGCAATATCTTCTTCTTGCCTTTGGCAAGATTATACACTTGTTTCGCTATTGTCTCATCAATGGATGATCCTTCAATCATGATAATTCGCTTATAAAACTTGTGCCTTTCAATTTCAATTCTGTTATGATTACGGATATCTATATCTATGCCAAGTACCGTTCCGTTATTTCCCAGCAACTCCAGCATTGAGGCGTAAAAGATCAACGAGCCACCATGAGCGATTCCCGTTTCAATGATAAAATCCGGCTGAACATTCCATATGATTTCCTGCATTGCAACGATATCTTGTGGGAATTGTATAATAGGTCTTCCTAACCACGAGAAATTGTAGGAATACTTGTGGCGGGATGCTTCCGCAATCCACCTGTTAGACAATTCTTTGAGCGCTTTATCGTTTTTTAGCTCATTGATGTATGCAGATTTTTCTTTTTCAAAGTCAGAATTCATTCCAATCATCCTTTTTTCTTCATAATAACCATTTTTATCGGGCTCACGTCTCCAAGCCAAGGCAATCTTACTGCAAGTTTGTGAATATCATGGCTGTAGTCCGGCTTTTCATCGCGCATTTGACACATTGAAGAGTAAATAACTCTCGTTGCAAAATAGTAGGAACTTGAAAAGTTGCAAAATCTAACGCTCTCAAATAGTCTTTTCACCTTCTTACAAAACTCATCTTCCAGGAAAAACAAATTATGCCAGCGAACAGGAATTTCCGACAAACCCATCACACTTCGCATTTTATTCATGGCATTCTGTCCGTTTATAAAATTCTCTATTGCAATGAAATGTCCCCCCGGTTTTAGCAAAGACTCTATTTGTCGAATTGCATCATATTGCCTCTTGGCGGAATCAAGGTTGATCAAACATCGATCAGTAATAATAGCATCAAACTTGTTGCCCCTGAAAATAGTAACTAGCTTTTCTACATTTCCAATTCTAAACTTTACATTGAAGAAGTCATTCTTTGAGTCCTCTAGGCTATGTCTTGCAGCCTTTATCATGTTCGAACTGTAGTCAACGCCAACAAATCGTATATTGGGAAATTTTTGGGCAATTCTCAAAGTAGAATAACCGTCACCGCATCCAGCATCCAGAAGTGTTCCTCGTGAGATATGAATACCTTTAATAGCCTGAATCAAAGTGGCTATTTCTAGCTCCCGCAAGTACACATCATTGGTCGTAGCAGTGGGATTCAATGCGTTTTCTTTGGCTCTCTCATCCCAGTATTGTTTGATCTTCTTGTTCAACCACTATTCCTTCCAAAAAGTTGGTATTCGCTGTCTTTCTTCGAAATAATTATCTGACTGGACAACCATTTTATCCCGATCTCAGGATCATCCCACCTCATCCCCCTCGCGCTCTCCTCATGATAATATTCTCCCATCATATAAAATACCTCAGCATCATCCTCAAGCGTCTGGAACCCGTGCGCGAAACCCTTAGGCACATAGAGCATGCTGTGGTTCTTCGCGCTCAGTTCGGCACCGTACCATTTCTTATAGGTGGGCGAATTTGGCCGAATATCCACGATAACGTCGAAGATTGATCCGCGTACGCAAGAGACTATCTTTGCTTCTTCATGCGGAGCGGCCTGGTAGTGCATGCCCCGGAGCGTGCCCTTTTTCTTGTTATAGGATATATTGCATTGGACGCAGGCGAAATCAATGCCGTGCTTCTTGAACTCATCTGTGCAGAACGTGCGCGCAAAAAATCCGCGCTCGTCCTCCACAGGTTCCAATTCAATGAGAAACGCTCCGGCGAGGCTTGTAGAAGTAAACTTCACGGTATGATCTCCAGCTGCGGTATTGCGACAACGAACTTCGCGCCCCATTCCTTTACAAACGCAATTTGACCCATAATTTCATCCTTAATATTCCACGGCAAAACAAAAACAATATCAGGCTTTGTCTCCCGGATTCTGTCCGGAGAATAAATCGGAATGTGGGAACCCGGGAGAAACATGCCCTGTTTGTGGGGGTTTCTGTCTACGGTGTAGCCGATTAGGTCCGTGCCGATGCCGCAGTAATTGAGAAACGTGTTTCCCTTTGCCGGTGCTCCGTAGCCGGCGATTGATTTCCCTTTCTTTTTCGCGTCTTTCAGGAACGCGAGTGAATCCTGTTTTATTTTCTGCGCGCTTTTTTCGAACCTTTCGTATGTTTCACTTTTGTCCAGCCCATGTTCTGTTTCTTTTTCCGCGATCCGACCGACCGTTTCTTTTATGTCAAACCTCGGGCAATTGTTGTGCGCCGCGTACACGCGGAGCGATCCGCCGTGCGTGGGAAGCTCCTCCACGTCAAAAATACGGAGGCCGAATTCCTCGCACAGTGGAATCAGCGCCGTAAGGCTCAGGTACGAATAGTGCTCGTGGTAGATGGTGTCGAACTGGCAATCTTGAATCATCCGGAGCAGGTGCGGAAACTCGAGGGTTATCACGCCGTCGGGCTTGAGCGCCACGGGCAGTGCCTGTACGAACCCGCGGATGTCCGGGTTGTGGGCCAGCACGTTGTTACCTATTATCAAGTCGGCCATTTTCCCAGAGGCGGCTAGCCGGAGCGCGCAGGGGGCGTTGAAGAAGCACACGTCGGTGGGGATCCCCTGTTCCCGGGCGGTGCGGGCCGTCCCTGCCGCGGGCTCGATCCCGAGCACCGGGATGTTCTTCTCTTTGAAGTATTGCAGGAGGTACCCGTCGTTGCTGGCAATCTCAATCACCTGGCTTGAACCGGAAAGGCCGAGCCGTCTGGTTATCATGTCGGCGTAGCGTTTGCAGTGGTCGAGCCACGTGGTTGAATACGACGAAAAATAGGCGTACGATTCGTTGAAGATGTTCGATGCCGTTTCGCATTCAGGCACCTGGACAAGATTGCATTTTTTGCAGTGGTAAACGTCAAGAGGATAGACTGGCTCCTCCTCGCTCAGGGCCTCACGCGTGACATACGCATTCGACAGCGGCTGTCTGCCGAGCGACATAAAAGGTCCGGGCAAAGGAGTCCTGCAGGCGCGGCAGAGAAGTTTTGAGATGTTGTTTGACAACATAAGTCGTCTATTTCTTCTTGCCTATTCTCTTTTCGAAGGATCTAATCCTCTCTGTCCTGTCCTTAAAAAGCTTTTCCCCACGGGCGTTTTCCATTGTCTTATATTCATCTACGGTATTCCTGATTGCTTCCCTGAATGTAAAGACCCTTTTCCACCCAAGGGACTGGGTCGCTTTCGTACTGTTCAATTGTAAAAACATTGCTTCTTTCGATCTAGGCTTCCTAGGGTCAAGAAACTTGACGGTTCCTTTGCCCCATTCTGCCACAAGTTCGTTAACAAGTTCTTCAACCGTCCGGCTCTGGCCTGGTGATGACCCGAAATTCCAGGCGCCGGAGAAATCCCGTCCATACTCAGAAAGCGAGGCTCCCAAGAGCAGGTAACCATACAACGGCTCAAGAACATGCTGCCACGGCCGCACCGAATGCGGGTTTCTAATCACAATGGCATTGCCACTTCTTAGCGCCCGGATGCAATCCGGCACAATGCGATATTGCGCAAAATCACCGCCGCCGATCACGTTTCCCGCGCGTGCCGAAGCCACTGCTGCATTGGAATTTTTCGCGAAGAACGACCGTACGTACGATTGTGTTATCATTTCAGCAGCCGCTTTTGAGCCACTGTATGGGTCATGTCCGCCAAGCGGATCACTCTCTTTAAAGGCAGCGCCATGCTCAGGATTTTCGTAAACCTTGTCCGTTGTAATCACCACCGCGGCTTTTATTGATTTACAAGCACGAACCGCTTCCAAAAAATGCACCGTGCCCATTACATTTACGTCAAATGTTTCTACCGGATTTCTATAAGATTCCAAAACAAGCGGCTGTGCGGCAAGATGGAAAGCGAGATCGGGCTTTGCGCTGCGCATGAGTTTTTCGAGCTTGCGCGTGTCCCGTATGTCTCCGTTCACATGTTCAATTTTCCGGGCCAGGGCACAGGCTTCAAAATGCTCGCCTTTTTTCGCCGGAAGCGCGTACCCTATTATACGTGCGCCAAGCGAAAGGAGCCACAGGCAGAGCCACGACCCTTTGAACCCGGTGTCGCCGGTAATAAAAATTGATTTTCCTTTGTAAAAGTCTAGCGCCATACTTTCCAGAAAGCCTTGCCGGTGTTCCAAAGATCGTTCAGATAGTCCATGTCGCGCAGCGTGTCCAGACATGCCCAATGGCCGGTATGTTTCCAGACCATGAGCTCGCCTTCACGCGCGAGGGCCTCAAACGTTCCGCTTTCGAGGTCGCAGTCTTCGCAGTCGGAAAGCCGTTCAAAAATCCTGCGGTTCAATACCATGTAGCCGCCGTTGATGAATCCCGGCGCATCATTAGGCTTTTCGCTGAAACGGGTCACCTCGTCGCCGTTTATCTTAAGTTCACCGAAACGTGAGGCAATGTTCACACCGGTGAGCGTGGCGATTTTGCCGTGCTTCTGATGGAATTCGATGACGGCCTTGATGTCGACGTCACAAAGCCCGTCGCCGTATGTCAAGCAAAAATCATCGTCGGATATGTATTTCTCAATTCGTTTGAGACGGGCGCCTTTCAGCGCTTTTTCTCCGGTATCTGCAAGTGTGACGCGCCAGCCGTCCTCATGGTGCGCTGAGTGGATCGAAGAGGAACGCGTTCCAAGTTCTATAGTAAAATCATTGTTCAGGTATTCGTAGTTGTAAAAGTATTCCTTTATCATCTTACCCTTGTACCCGAGCGCGAGCACAAAATCCTTTATGCCGTGATGTGCGTATATTTTCATGATATGCCAAAGTATGGGTTGCGCGCCAACATCTACCATGGGCTTAGGCCTGAATTCCGTTTCTTCACGTAAACGGGTTCCCAAACCGCCGCACAGAATTACTGCTTTCATGTTCGTTCCTTTTCTATCATTTCTTATTAGTTTTGATTTC encodes:
- the rfbF gene encoding glucose-1-phosphate cytidylyltransferase, whose translation is MKAVILCGGLGTRLREETEFRPKPMVDVGAQPILWHIMKIYAHHGIKDFVLALGYKGKMIKEYFYNYEYLNNDFTIELGTRSSSIHSAHHEDGWRVTLADTGEKALKGARLKRIEKYISDDDFCLTYGDGLCDVDIKAVIEFHQKHGKIATLTGVNIASRFGELKINGDEVTRFSEKPNDAPGFINGGYMVLNRRIFERLSDCEDCDLESGTFEALAREGELMVWKHTGHWACLDTLRDMDYLNDLWNTGKAFWKVWR
- a CDS encoding class I SAM-dependent methyltransferase yields the protein MLSNNISKLLCRACRTPLPGPFMSLGRQPLSNAYVTREALSEEEPVYPLDVYHCKKCNLVQVPECETASNIFNESYAYFSSYSTTWLDHCKRYADMITRRLGLSGSSQVIEIASNDGYLLQYFKEKNIPVLGIEPAAGTARTAREQGIPTDVCFFNAPCALRLAASGKMADLIIGNNVLAHNPDIRGFVQALPVALKPDGVITLEFPHLLRMIQDCQFDTIYHEHYSYLSLTALIPLCEEFGLRIFDVEELPTHGGSLRVYAAHNNCPRFDIKETVGRIAEKETEHGLDKSETYERFEKSAQKIKQDSLAFLKDAKKKGKSIAGYGAPAKGNTFLNYCGIGTDLIGYTVDRNPHKQGMFLPGSHIPIYSPDRIRETKPDIVFVLPWNIKDEIMGQIAFVKEWGAKFVVAIPQLEIIP
- a CDS encoding cephalosporin hydroxylase family protein codes for the protein MNSDFEKEKSAYINELKNDKALKELSNRWIAEASRHKYSYNFSWLGRPIIQFPQDIVAMQEIIWNVQPDFIIETGIAHGGSLIFYASMLELLGNNGTVLGIDIDIRNHNRIEIERHKFYKRIIMIEGSSIDETIAKQVYNLAKGKKKILLVLDSNHTHEHVFKELELYSGLVKKGSYLVVFDTIIEDMPKGYFSDRPWDKGNNPKTAVEEFIKKNDRFQVDTDMEAKLQITVGPGGFLKCVKD
- the rfbG gene encoding CDP-glucose 4,6-dehydratase, with translation MEHRQGFLESMALDFYKGKSIFITGDTGFKGSWLCLWLLSLGARIIGYALPAKKGEHFEACALARKIEHVNGDIRDTRKLEKLMRSAKPDLAFHLAAQPLVLESYRNPVETFDVNVMGTVHFLEAVRACKSIKAAVVITTDKVYENPEHGAAFKESDPLGGHDPYSGSKAAAEMITQSYVRSFFAKNSNAAVASARAGNVIGGGDFAQYRIVPDCIRALRSGNAIVIRNPHSVRPWQHVLEPLYGYLLLGASLSEYGRDFSGAWNFGSSPGQSRTVEELVNELVAEWGKGTVKFLDPRKPRSKEAMFLQLNSTKATQSLGWKRVFTFREAIRNTVDEYKTMENARGEKLFKDRTERIRSFEKRIGKKK
- the rfbC gene encoding dTDP-4-dehydrorhamnose 3,5-epimerase, with amino-acid sequence MKFTSTSLAGAFLIELEPVEDERGFFARTFCTDEFKKHGIDFACVQCNISYNKKKGTLRGMHYQAAPHEEAKIVSCVRGSIFDVIVDIRPNSPTYKKWYGAELSAKNHSMLYVPKGFAHGFQTLEDDAEVFYMMGEYYHEESARGMRWDDPEIGIKWLSSQIIISKKDSEYQLFGRNSG
- a CDS encoding class I SAM-dependent methyltransferase; the encoded protein is MNKKIKQYWDERAKENALNPTATTNDVYLRELEIATLIQAIKGIHISRGTLLDAGCGDGYSTLRIAQKFPNIRFVGVDYSSNMIKAARHSLEDSKNDFFNVKFRIGNVEKLVTIFRGNKFDAIITDRCLINLDSAKRQYDAIRQIESLLKPGGHFIAIENFINGQNAMNKMRSVMGLSEIPVRWHNLFFLEDEFCKKVKRLFESVRFCNFSSSYYFATRVIYSSMCQMRDEKPDYSHDIHKLAVRLPWLGDVSPIKMVIMKKKG
- a CDS encoding DegT/DnrJ/EryC1/StrS family aminotransferase — its product is MEKIPVFVPHISADTHKHLADAFEVGWLGMGAFTKEFEDRVAGYIGLTTRKVLATNTGTSALHIGLLAAGVKPGDEVITPSFNYVADHQAITATGGQVVMCDINDDNLGIDCEKAEELITKKTKAIIPLHFAGIPCDIDGVYKLAKKHNLRVVEDCCHAFGSTIDGRKIGSFGDIACFSFDPVKVITSIDGGAVVVNSEKEMEQLRHLRLLGVDKDTTLRYKNQRAWDYDVVCQGFRYHMTNILASVGISQIKRVDEFIESRRRVCKAYNEAFKSLEGVKVPQTDFSNVSPFIYSLRVLDGKREKLIDFLRTKDIDTGIHFVPVHKHTFYKSSRHGDMSVTDRVIKEVLTLPLHSNMKPQYIERVIGGVCEFYRK